One region of Sulfurisphaera ohwakuensis genomic DNA includes:
- a CDS encoding phosphomevalonate kinase, translated as MISAPGKILWIGSYSVVFGGISHVIAINRRVRCDIKSSDNFIFETTYGTFKDRGNELIESVITVFKEKFGNLPPFHVKLFNDEDFQIHGKKTGLGSSSASTVALTSCIYYHLFNNLNKDEIYKLAQKANYIRQKGIGSGFDIASAVYGSIVYRRFYDIEKIDSIIEPLKIGNYEMLLGFIGESFSTVNSVAKFIEKSNNEEFKKVMKYIDEENIMAIKLIKLGKIEEAIEHVKLARRFLNGLAKKIVGVEIENEKIRRLIEIAENDALIALSPGAGGESVFALGKDLSKVKEKWKKENVIVIELKEDEGLRIEA; from the coding sequence GTGATATCTGCTCCGGGCAAAATATTATGGATTGGCAGTTATTCAGTAGTATTTGGCGGAATTTCACACGTTATAGCAATAAATAGGAGAGTAAGATGCGATATAAAAAGTTCCGATAATTTCATTTTTGAAACAACATACGGCACATTTAAAGATAGAGGAAACGAATTAATCGAAAGTGTGATTACAGTTTTTAAAGAAAAATTCGGAAATTTGCCTCCATTTCATGTGAAACTTTTTAACGATGAAGATTTTCAGATACATGGTAAAAAAACTGGTTTAGGGAGTTCCTCAGCATCAACCGTAGCTTTAACTTCTTGTATCTATTATCACTTATTCAATAACTTAAACAAAGATGAAATCTATAAGTTAGCACAGAAAGCTAATTATATAAGGCAAAAAGGTATCGGGAGTGGTTTTGATATTGCCTCAGCTGTCTACGGTTCAATAGTTTATAGAAGATTTTACGATATAGAGAAGATAGATAGTATAATTGAACCCCTTAAGATAGGAAACTATGAAATGCTCTTAGGTTTCATAGGTGAAAGCTTCAGTACTGTAAACTCTGTAGCTAAGTTTATTGAAAAAAGCAATAATGAGGAGTTCAAGAAAGTAATGAAATACATTGACGAGGAAAACATAATGGCAATAAAACTTATAAAATTAGGTAAAATTGAGGAAGCCATAGAACACGTGAAACTTGCTAGAAGATTTCTAAATGGATTAGCTAAAAAAATAGTAGGTGTAGAGATAGAAAATGAGAAGATAAGAAGGCTAATTGAAATAGCTGAAAATGATGCATTAATTGCTTTATCTCCTGGAGCTGGAGGAGAATCAGTGTTTGCTTTAGGAAAGGATTTATCAAAGGTAAAAGAAAAGTGGAAAAAAGAAAACGTTATAGTTATAGAGTTAAAAGAGGATGAGGGTTTAAGAATTGAGGCTTGA